One stretch of Bosea vaviloviae DNA includes these proteins:
- a CDS encoding Lrp/AsnC family transcriptional regulator, whose product MQISPNLDSFDWRLLDALQQDASLTNGALAEKVGLSASQISRRRQRLEQDGTIRGYRALIEPSAIGLGITVFIHVALNTHSRDNARRFRDLVRLTPAILEAHALTGEADYLLKVAVGDLKELSRFINEILMPHESVARVRSEIALETLKEPGLLPLAGP is encoded by the coding sequence ATGCAAATATCGCCCAATCTCGACAGCTTCGACTGGCGCCTGCTCGACGCGCTCCAGCAGGACGCATCGTTGACCAACGGCGCCCTGGCCGAGAAGGTCGGCCTCTCCGCGAGCCAGATCTCGCGGCGCCGCCAGCGGCTGGAGCAGGACGGCACGATCCGCGGCTACCGCGCCTTGATCGAGCCCTCAGCCATCGGGCTCGGCATCACCGTCTTCATCCATGTCGCGCTCAACACGCATTCACGCGACAATGCGCGGCGCTTCCGCGATCTGGTCCGGCTGACGCCGGCGATCCTCGAGGCCCATGCCCTGACGGGGGAAGCCGATTACCTGCTCAAGGTCGCAGTCGGCGACCTCAAGGAGCTGTCGCGCTTCATCAACGAGATCCTGATGCCGCATGAGAGCGTGGCGCGCGTACGCTCCGAAATCGCGCTGGAAACGTTGAAGGAACCGGGCCTGCTGCCGTTGGCGGGACCCTAG
- a CDS encoding AprI/Inh family metalloprotease inhibitor, giving the protein MDESLRLQRKPPGVRRLPLLAAGLIALAGAAHAQTPVPPRGADKAPDSLRPLLGAWDLERVGASRKCTITLGVEPAGSGRQVRFPATCRRALPLLDQVAAWTVTPEGAPRLDDSSGKTVLAFGRAGTEAGLQGKAADGQQYWLDPKGYPRAARRAPSNPAESAALAAQRPTAIDPARAPAADTLPGRYSVMRQQNREACKLVLTPGPLDRAPAALEGPCQDTGLTILDPAGWRYTAGRLSLVARKGHSLDLVFENGQWRKDPAVGAPLMLRKLP; this is encoded by the coding sequence ATGGACGAAAGCCTGAGATTGCAGCGCAAACCTCCTGGGGTACGTCGCCTGCCATTGCTTGCGGCAGGCCTGATCGCGCTCGCAGGCGCCGCCCACGCCCAGACCCCCGTACCGCCGCGCGGCGCCGATAAGGCGCCCGACAGCCTTCGCCCGCTGCTCGGCGCCTGGGATCTCGAACGGGTCGGCGCATCCCGCAAATGCACCATCACGCTCGGCGTTGAGCCTGCCGGCAGTGGCCGGCAGGTACGCTTTCCCGCGACCTGCCGCCGGGCGCTCCCGCTGCTCGACCAGGTCGCCGCCTGGACCGTCACGCCCGAGGGCGCCCCGCGCCTCGACGACAGCTCCGGCAAGACCGTGCTCGCCTTCGGCCGGGCAGGTACTGAGGCCGGGCTGCAGGGCAAAGCGGCGGACGGGCAGCAATATTGGCTCGACCCGAAGGGTTACCCGCGCGCGGCGCGCCGCGCCCCGTCGAACCCGGCCGAGTCAGCCGCGCTCGCAGCCCAGCGGCCGACCGCTATCGATCCGGCGCGTGCGCCTGCCGCCGACACCTTGCCCGGCCGCTATTCTGTGATGCGTCAGCAGAACCGCGAAGCCTGCAAGCTCGTCCTGACGCCCGGCCCGCTGGACCGCGCCCCTGCCGCTTTGGAAGGGCCGTGCCAGGATACCGGATTGACGATCTTGGATCCCGCCGGCTGGCGCTATACGGCGGGTCGGCTCAGTTTGGTCGCGCGCAAGGGCCATAGCCTCGATCTCGTCTTCGAGAACGGACAATGGCGCAAGGATCCTGCCGTCGGCGCACCCTTGATGCTGCGCAAGCTGCCCTAG
- a CDS encoding ABC transporter ATP-binding protein gives MASVQIADVRKAYGSTQVIHGVDIDISDGEFVILVGPSGCGKSTLLRMIAGLENISGGEIRIGPRVVNDVPPKERDIAMVFQNYALYPHMTVADNMAFSMKLRKAPKAEIDERVGKAAGILGLDKLLDRYPRQLSGGQRQRVAMGRAIVRDPQVFLFDEPLSNLDAKLRVQMRTEIKELHQRLKTTTVYVTHDQIEAMTMADKIVVMHDGIVEQMGAPLDLYDKPNNLFVAAFIGSPSMNLLKGTIKPEGFVTEGGVTWPIGKHPADSNGKAAVYGIRPEHFRLDPNGLKAEVVVIEPTGSETQVVVRCGGQEMTCVFRERIDAKPGENIGITPDTNVTHLFDAATGKRID, from the coding sequence ATGGCCTCAGTCCAGATTGCCGACGTGCGCAAGGCCTATGGCTCGACGCAAGTCATCCATGGCGTCGACATCGACATCAGCGACGGCGAATTCGTCATCCTGGTCGGCCCGTCCGGCTGCGGAAAGTCCACTCTGCTGCGCATGATCGCCGGCCTTGAGAACATTTCCGGCGGCGAAATCCGCATCGGCCCGCGCGTCGTCAACGACGTGCCGCCGAAAGAGCGCGATATCGCCATGGTGTTCCAGAATTATGCGCTCTATCCGCATATGACGGTGGCCGACAACATGGCCTTCTCGATGAAGCTGCGCAAAGCCCCGAAGGCCGAGATCGACGAGCGCGTCGGCAAGGCAGCGGGGATTCTCGGGCTCGACAAATTGCTCGACCGCTATCCGCGCCAGCTCTCGGGCGGCCAGCGCCAGCGCGTCGCCATGGGCCGCGCCATCGTGCGCGATCCGCAGGTCTTCCTGTTCGACGAGCCGCTCTCCAATCTCGACGCCAAGCTGCGCGTGCAGATGCGCACCGAGATCAAGGAGCTGCATCAGCGCCTGAAGACCACCACGGTCTACGTCACCCATGACCAGATCGAGGCCATGACCATGGCCGACAAGATCGTCGTGATGCATGACGGCATCGTCGAGCAGATGGGCGCCCCGCTCGATCTCTACGACAAGCCCAACAACCTCTTCGTCGCTGCCTTCATCGGCTCGCCTTCGATGAATCTGCTGAAGGGCACGATCAAGCCCGAGGGCTTCGTGACCGAAGGCGGTGTCACCTGGCCGATCGGCAAGCACCCGGCCGATTCGAACGGCAAGGCTGCGGTCTATGGTATCCGGCCCGAGCATTTCCGGCTTGATCCCAACGGCCTGAAGGCCGAGGTCGTGGTCATCGAGCCGACCGGCTCGGAGACGCAGGTGGTGGTGCGTTGTGGCGGCCAGGAGATGACCTGCGTCTTCCGCGAGCGGATCGATGCGAAGCCCGGCGAGAATATCGGCATCACGCCCGACACCAATGTGACGCATCTCTTCGATGCGGCGACAGGCAAGCGGATCGACTGA
- a CDS encoding dicarboxylate/amino acid:cation symporter, whose protein sequence is MATATAELTRGHQGPWWTHLYVQVLTAITIGVLLGHFYPQTGEAMKPLGDAFIKAIKMIIAPIIFLTVVHGVASMDDMKKVGRVGLKALFYFELVTTLALVVGLVVINLWKPGVGMNVDVNTINTSGIAAFTAKAHDQSTVAFLMAIIPDTVVGAFANGEILQVLFFALLFAFGLQMIGERGKPVLKFVDDISHVFFKIVGIIMKAAPIGAFGAMAYTIGKFGVGTLVSLGSFMAAFYTTCLLFIFLVLGTIARLHGFSIVKFIAYIKEELLIVLGTSSSESVLPRMIAKMSHLGCKESVVGLVIPTGYSFNLDGTCIYLTMAAIFLAQATNIDLTLSQEIGIIAVLLLTSKGAAGVTGSGFIVLAATLASVGHIPVASIALILGIDRFMSEARALTNLIGNGVATIVVSKWENALDEKRMHAILDKETGFDAEGEPAQTAV, encoded by the coding sequence ATGGCAACGGCGACGGCGGAGCTCACTCGCGGCCATCAAGGTCCCTGGTGGACCCATCTTTACGTGCAGGTTCTGACGGCGATCACGATCGGCGTCCTGCTCGGGCATTTCTACCCGCAGACCGGCGAGGCGATGAAGCCGCTCGGCGACGCCTTCATCAAGGCGATCAAGATGATCATCGCGCCGATCATCTTCCTCACGGTCGTCCATGGCGTCGCATCGATGGACGACATGAAGAAGGTCGGCCGGGTCGGCCTCAAGGCGCTATTCTATTTCGAGCTGGTCACGACGCTGGCGCTCGTCGTCGGCCTCGTCGTGATCAATCTCTGGAAGCCGGGCGTCGGCATGAATGTCGACGTCAACACGATCAACACTTCGGGCATCGCCGCTTTCACGGCCAAGGCGCACGACCAGAGCACTGTCGCCTTCCTGATGGCGATCATCCCCGACACGGTGGTCGGCGCCTTCGCCAATGGTGAAATCCTGCAGGTTCTGTTCTTCGCGCTGCTCTTCGCCTTCGGCCTGCAGATGATCGGCGAGCGCGGCAAGCCGGTGCTGAAATTCGTCGACGACATCTCCCACGTCTTCTTCAAGATCGTCGGCATCATCATGAAGGCGGCGCCGATCGGCGCCTTTGGCGCGATGGCCTACACCATCGGCAAGTTCGGCGTCGGCACGCTGGTCTCGCTCGGCAGCTTCATGGCGGCTTTCTACACTACCTGCCTGCTCTTCATCTTCCTGGTGCTGGGTACGATCGCGCGGCTGCACGGCTTCTCGATCGTGAAGTTCATCGCCTACATCAAGGAAGAGCTCCTGATCGTGCTCGGCACCTCCTCGTCCGAGAGCGTGCTGCCGCGCATGATCGCCAAGATGAGCCATCTCGGCTGCAAGGAGAGCGTCGTCGGCCTCGTCATCCCGACCGGCTATTCCTTCAATCTCGACGGCACCTGCATCTATCTGACCATGGCTGCGATCTTCCTGGCGCAGGCGACCAATATCGACCTGACGCTTTCGCAGGAGATCGGCATCATCGCCGTGCTGCTGCTGACCTCGAAGGGCGCGGCCGGCGTCACCGGCTCGGGCTTCATCGTGCTGGCGGCGACGCTGGCCTCGGTCGGCCATATCCCTGTGGCCTCGATCGCGCTGATCCTCGGTATCGACCGTTTCATGTCGGAGGCGCGCGCGCTGACCAATCTGATCGGCAACGGCGTCGCCACCATCGTGGTCTCGAAATGGGAGAATGCGCTCGACGAGAAGCGCATGCACGCGATCCTGGACAAGGAGACCGGGTTCGATGCCGAGGGCGAGCCGGCGCAAACTGCGGTCTGA
- a CDS encoding ABC transporter substrate-binding protein, with translation MNMNFDRRSLIKGGAALGLGAGTNLLDYAKAWAQASPFKVEPNAKINLMRWKRFVEAEDVEFMKLVAAFEAATGSKITVTNESYDDLQPKASVVANTGQGLDLVWGLYSLPHLFPQKCLDLSDVSKYLGEKHGGWFPSAEAYGKLGNKWIGIPIAASGGLVNYRISSMQKAGFKEFPKDTAGFLELCKALKANNTPAGMAFGHASGDANTWMHWLLWSHGGYLVDKSDKVIINSPETAKALEYGKALYDTFLPGTASWNDSSNNKAFLAGELHTTVNGISVYVTAKKEKPELAADMDHAYMPIGPVGKPTELHLPFTMLAFQFTKVPNACKAFIAFMLDAKQYNPWIGAAQGYLSHFLGEYDTNPVWTADPKTTPYRDVAKRTLTPAGLGTLGEKAASAIADFIVVDMFANYVTGREDVKGAIAGAERQAKRIYR, from the coding sequence ATGAACATGAATTTCGATCGTAGATCGCTGATCAAAGGCGGTGCTGCGCTGGGCCTCGGCGCCGGCACGAACCTGCTCGACTATGCCAAGGCCTGGGCGCAGGCCTCGCCGTTCAAGGTGGAGCCGAACGCCAAGATCAACCTGATGCGCTGGAAGCGCTTCGTCGAGGCCGAGGACGTCGAGTTCATGAAGCTCGTCGCGGCTTTCGAGGCGGCGACCGGCTCCAAGATCACCGTCACCAATGAATCCTATGACGACCTGCAGCCCAAAGCCTCGGTCGTGGCCAATACCGGGCAAGGGCTCGATCTGGTCTGGGGTCTTTACTCGCTGCCGCATCTCTTCCCGCAGAAGTGCCTCGATCTCTCGGATGTCTCGAAATATCTCGGCGAGAAGCATGGCGGCTGGTTCCCCTCGGCGGAGGCCTACGGCAAGCTCGGCAACAAATGGATCGGCATTCCGATCGCCGCCAGCGGCGGCCTGGTCAATTACCGCATCTCCTCGATGCAGAAAGCCGGGTTCAAGGAATTCCCCAAGGACACGGCCGGTTTCCTCGAGCTCTGCAAGGCGCTGAAGGCCAACAACACTCCGGCCGGCATGGCGTTCGGCCACGCCTCGGGCGATGCCAACACCTGGATGCATTGGCTGCTCTGGTCTCACGGCGGCTATCTCGTCGACAAGAGCGACAAGGTCATCATCAATTCGCCGGAGACCGCCAAGGCGCTGGAATACGGCAAGGCGCTCTACGACACCTTCCTTCCCGGCACGGCCTCGTGGAACGATTCCTCGAACAACAAGGCTTTCCTCGCCGGCGAGTTGCACACCACCGTCAACGGCATCTCGGTCTATGTCACGGCGAAGAAAGAGAAACCTGAGCTCGCTGCCGATATGGACCACGCCTATATGCCGATCGGGCCGGTGGGCAAGCCGACCGAGCTGCATCTGCCCTTCACGATGCTCGCCTTCCAGTTCACCAAGGTGCCGAACGCCTGCAAGGCCTTCATCGCCTTCATGCTGGATGCGAAGCAGTACAATCCGTGGATCGGCGCGGCGCAGGGTTACCTGTCGCATTTCCTCGGCGAATACGACACCAACCCGGTCTGGACCGCTGATCCCAAGACGACGCCTTACCGCGATGTCGCCAAGCGTACCCTGACGCCTGCGGGCCTGGGCACATTGGGTGAGAAGGCAGCCTCCGCGATCGCCGATTTCATCGTGGTCGACATGTTCGCGAACTATGTGACCGGACGTGAAGACGTGAAGGGCGCCATCGCCGGCGCCGAGCGGCAGGCCAAGCGCATCTACCGCTAA
- the hppD gene encoding 4-hydroxyphenylpyruvate dioxygenase: MGPFPFDAAPPAISEANPMGTDGFEFVEYAHPEPEKLGELFEKMGFTRVAQHRSKKVTLYRQGDVNFVVNAEPNSFAQGFAVEHGPCACAMAFRVVDAKHAFERAVSLGAEPYESRIGPGELAIPAVKGIGGSILYFVDRYGEKGSIWDVDFEWTAERDPHPEQAGLYYLDHLTHNVHRGRMDHWAGWYGKLFNFREIRFFNIEGKLTGLISRALTSPCGKIRIPINESLDDKSQIEEYLRQYKGEGIQHVAMGARDIYATVEQLRRNALPFMPAPPETYYEKVDARVPNHGEPVERLKATGILIDGEGAVALGEKAGRMSKVLLQIFSGTVLGPIFFEFIQRKGDDGFGEGNFRALFESIEEDQIRRGVLTAPQAAE; this comes from the coding sequence ATGGGTCCGTTTCCGTTCGACGCCGCCCCGCCCGCCATTTCCGAGGCCAATCCGATGGGAACGGATGGCTTCGAATTCGTCGAATACGCCCATCCCGAGCCGGAGAAGCTGGGTGAGCTGTTCGAGAAGATGGGGTTCACGCGGGTGGCGCAGCACCGCTCCAAGAAAGTGACGCTCTACCGTCAGGGCGACGTCAATTTCGTCGTCAATGCCGAACCGAATTCATTCGCCCAGGGCTTTGCGGTCGAGCACGGCCCTTGCGCCTGCGCCATGGCCTTCCGCGTCGTCGACGCCAAGCATGCCTTCGAGCGCGCGGTCTCGCTCGGCGCCGAGCCCTATGAGAGCAGGATCGGCCCCGGCGAGCTGGCGATCCCGGCGGTGAAGGGCATCGGCGGCTCGATCCTCTATTTCGTCGATCGCTATGGCGAGAAGGGGTCGATCTGGGATGTCGATTTCGAGTGGACGGCTGAGCGCGATCCCCATCCCGAGCAGGCCGGGCTGTATTACCTCGACCACCTCACCCACAACGTCCATCGTGGGCGCATGGATCATTGGGCCGGCTGGTACGGCAAGCTGTTCAATTTCCGCGAGATCCGCTTCTTCAACATCGAAGGCAAACTGACCGGGCTGATCTCGCGGGCGCTGACTTCTCCCTGCGGCAAGATCCGCATCCCGATCAACGAGTCGCTCGACGACAAGAGCCAGATCGAGGAGTACCTGCGCCAGTACAAGGGCGAAGGCATCCAGCATGTCGCGATGGGCGCGCGCGACATCTACGCCACCGTCGAACAGCTGCGCCGCAACGCGCTGCCCTTCATGCCGGCTCCGCCCGAGACCTATTACGAGAAGGTCGATGCGCGCGTGCCGAACCATGGCGAGCCGGTTGAGCGGCTGAAAGCCACCGGCATCCTGATCGATGGCGAGGGCGCAGTCGCTCTCGGCGAGAAGGCGGGCCGTATGAGCAAGGTCCTGCTGCAGATCTTCTCCGGCACGGTGCTCGGGCCGATCTTCTTCGAGTTCATCCAGCGCAAGGGCGATGACGGCTTCGGCGAAGGCAATTTCCGCGCTTTGTTCGAATCGATCGAGGAGGATCAGATCCGGCGCGGCGTTCTCACCGCTCCGCAGGCGGCGGAATGA
- a CDS encoding carbohydrate ABC transporter permease — protein MANSAIEMPAGLTKGRSERSAWQKLCSSRNWLGFWYMVPAAGILILFLGYPLFLGVWLSFTDTKIGRAGEFIGLENYEWLGGDSVFWMSVFNTLLYTVVASVAKFAIGLYLALLLNKHLPFKALIRALVLIPFIVPTVLSAIAFWWIYDSQFSIISWSLRQLGWIDHNINFLGDPWNARWSTIFANVWRGVPFIAITLLAGLQTVSPSLYEAATLDGATNWQRFRHITYPLLTPIIAVVMTFSVLFTFTDFQLIWALTRGGPVNATHLMATLSYQRAIIAGQLGEGAAISTAMIPFLLAAIGIAWYGLQTRKWQQGGSND, from the coding sequence ATGGCCAATTCAGCAATCGAGATGCCGGCCGGACTGACCAAGGGCAGGAGCGAGCGCTCCGCCTGGCAGAAGCTGTGCAGCAGCCGCAACTGGCTCGGATTCTGGTACATGGTGCCCGCTGCCGGCATCCTGATCCTGTTCCTGGGCTACCCGCTTTTCCTCGGCGTCTGGCTCTCCTTCACCGACACCAAGATCGGCCGCGCCGGCGAGTTCATCGGGCTGGAGAACTATGAGTGGCTCGGCGGTGACAGCGTCTTCTGGATGTCGGTCTTCAACACGCTGCTCTATACGGTGGTCGCCAGCGTCGCGAAGTTCGCGATCGGGCTTTATCTCGCCTTGCTGCTCAACAAGCACCTGCCGTTCAAGGCGTTGATCCGCGCGCTGGTGCTGATCCCCTTCATCGTGCCGACGGTGCTCTCGGCCATCGCCTTCTGGTGGATCTACGATTCGCAGTTCTCGATCATCTCATGGTCGCTGCGGCAGCTCGGCTGGATCGACCACAACATCAACTTCCTCGGCGATCCCTGGAATGCGCGCTGGTCGACGATCTTCGCCAATGTCTGGCGCGGCGTGCCCTTTATCGCGATCACGCTGTTGGCGGGCCTGCAGACCGTCTCGCCCTCGCTCTACGAGGCGGCGACGCTCGACGGCGCCACGAACTGGCAGCGCTTCCGGCACATCACCTATCCGCTGCTGACGCCGATCATCGCGGTGGTGATGACCTTCTCCGTCCTGTTCACCTTCACCGATTTCCAGTTGATCTGGGCGCTGACGCGCGGCGGCCCGGTCAACGCGACCCATCTGATGGCGACCTTGTCCTATCAGCGTGCGATCATCGCCGGGCAACTCGGCGAGGGCGCGGCGATCTCGACGGCGATGATCCCCTTCCTGCTCGCTGCCATCGGCATCGCCTGGTACGGGCTCCAGACACGCAAATGGCAGCAAGGCGGCAGCAATGACTAG
- a CDS encoding 2-hydroxyacid dehydrogenase, producing MTRPNATEIIMTGPLMAYAADQLKARFTVHELWKAEDKAAFLREVGERVRGIAGGGHIRIDGALFDALPKLEMIANFGVGYDNVDATEAGKRGLVVSNTPDVLSDEVADLTIGLLLSTIRQLPQVDRYLREGKWLKGAYPLTTSLRKRSIGIVGLGRIGKAVAHRLEAFGVPIAYHGRSRQADVPYRYYPSLVEMAADVDTLVSVAPGGASTHHIINAEVFKALGPNGIVVNVGRGTVIDEKALIEALQNKTILSAGLDVFEDEPRVPAELIAIEHAVLLPHVGSASVHTREQMGQLVVDNLFSWFDGKGPLTPVPETPWTKA from the coding sequence ATGACACGGCCCAACGCAACCGAGATCATCATGACGGGCCCGCTGATGGCCTATGCCGCCGACCAGTTGAAGGCGCGCTTCACCGTGCACGAACTCTGGAAGGCCGAGGACAAGGCCGCTTTCCTGCGTGAGGTCGGCGAGCGGGTGCGCGGCATCGCCGGCGGCGGCCATATCAGGATCGACGGCGCGCTGTTCGACGCCCTGCCCAAGCTGGAGATGATCGCGAATTTCGGCGTCGGCTACGACAATGTCGACGCGACGGAGGCCGGCAAACGCGGCCTCGTCGTCTCCAACACTCCCGATGTGCTCTCCGACGAGGTCGCCGATCTGACCATCGGCCTGCTGCTCTCGACGATCCGGCAATTGCCGCAGGTCGACCGCTATCTGCGCGAAGGCAAATGGCTGAAAGGCGCCTATCCGCTGACGACCTCGCTGCGCAAACGCTCGATCGGCATCGTCGGCCTCGGCCGCATCGGCAAGGCGGTCGCGCACCGGCTCGAGGCCTTCGGCGTGCCGATCGCCTATCACGGCCGCTCGCGCCAGGCCGATGTGCCCTATCGCTACTACCCCTCGCTGGTCGAGATGGCGGCGGATGTCGACACGCTGGTCTCGGTCGCGCCCGGCGGCGCCTCGACCCATCACATCATCAATGCCGAGGTCTTCAAGGCGCTCGGCCCCAACGGCATCGTCGTCAATGTCGGGCGCGGCACGGTCATCGACGAGAAGGCGCTGATCGAGGCGCTGCAAAACAAGACGATCCTCTCCGCCGGCCTCGACGTCTTCGAGGACGAGCCGCGCGTGCCGGCAGAGCTCATCGCGATCGAACATGCCGTGCTCTTGCCTCATGTCGGCTCGGCCTCGGTCCACACCCGCGAGCAGATGGGCCAGCTTGTGGTCGATAATCTGTTTTCATGGTTCGATGGCAAGGGCCCCCTCACCCCGGTTCCCGAGACGCCATGGACGAAAGCCTGA
- a CDS encoding carbohydrate ABC transporter permease: MTSIDAGHRAATQDHSEGMAYLETVPSRIVTTYIPLFLILVVLLFPFYWMALTAVKPDNQLIDMDRVSPFWTWTPTFKHIHKLLFESDYPRWLWNTMFIASCATFISLVASVLAAYAIVRLRFKGAQTVGALIFLAYLVPPSILFIPLATVIYNVGLFDTPLALILVYPTILIPFSTWLLMGYFKTIPFELEECALIDGANRWQILTKIILPLAVPGLISAFIFSFTLCWNEFIYALTFLSSTQNKTVPVAIVNEFVDGDIYRWGSLMAGALAGSLPLVILYAFFVEHYVSAMTGAVKE, translated from the coding sequence ATGACTAGCATCGACGCCGGCCACCGCGCCGCCACCCAGGACCATAGCGAGGGGATGGCCTATCTCGAGACGGTGCCGAGCCGCATCGTCACGACCTATATCCCGCTGTTCCTGATCCTCGTCGTGCTGCTGTTCCCGTTCTACTGGATGGCGCTGACGGCGGTGAAGCCCGACAACCAGCTCATCGACATGGACAGGGTCAGCCCGTTCTGGACCTGGACGCCGACCTTCAAGCACATCCACAAGCTGCTGTTCGAGAGCGACTATCCGCGCTGGCTCTGGAACACGATGTTCATCGCCAGCTGCGCGACGTTCATCTCGCTGGTGGCCAGCGTGCTCGCGGCCTATGCGATCGTGCGCCTGCGCTTCAAGGGGGCCCAGACCGTCGGTGCGCTGATCTTCCTGGCCTATCTCGTGCCACCCTCGATCCTGTTCATCCCGCTGGCGACGGTGATCTACAATGTCGGCCTGTTCGACACGCCGCTGGCGCTGATCCTGGTCTATCCGACGATCCTGATCCCGTTCTCGACCTGGCTCCTGATGGGCTATTTCAAGACCATCCCCTTCGAGCTTGAGGAATGCGCCCTGATCGACGGCGCCAATCGCTGGCAGATCCTGACCAAGATCATCCTGCCGCTGGCGGTGCCGGGCCTGATCTCGGCCTTCATCTTCTCGTTCACGCTGTGCTGGAACGAATTCATCTACGCGCTGACCTTCCTGTCCTCGACGCAGAACAAGACGGTGCCGGTGGCGATCGTCAACGAGTTCGTCGATGGCGACATTTATCGCTGGGGCTCGCTGATGGCAGGCGCACTGGCAGGCTCCTTGCCTCTCGTTATCCTCTACGCCTTCTTCGTCGAGCATTACGTGTCGGCGATGACCGGGGCGGTGAAGGAGTGA
- a CDS encoding DoxX family protein encodes MSLTHVETVPRWRRIGLWSLKVLLAAVFFAAGGAKLAGVPMMVESFEHLGLGQWFRYVTGTLEVIGAVMILLPAFAAFGGALLATIMVGAILAHLFAIPGSPIPAIVLFALSGLIVFAHRDQIESLTRRIFDDHD; translated from the coding sequence ATGTCACTCACTCATGTTGAGACGGTGCCGCGCTGGCGGCGGATCGGTCTATGGAGCCTGAAGGTTCTGCTCGCGGCAGTTTTCTTCGCGGCTGGCGGCGCCAAGCTCGCAGGCGTGCCGATGATGGTCGAGAGTTTCGAGCATCTCGGGCTGGGCCAGTGGTTCCGCTATGTCACCGGGACGCTCGAGGTGATCGGCGCTGTCATGATCCTGCTTCCGGCCTTCGCGGCTTTCGGCGGGGCGCTTCTCGCGACCATCATGGTCGGCGCCATCCTGGCCCATCTCTTCGCCATCCCGGGCTCGCCGATCCCGGCGATCGTGCTGTTTGCCCTCAGCGGGCTCATCGTGTTCGCGCATCGCGACCAGATTGAAAGCCTCACCCGCCGGATTTTCGACGATCACGATTGA
- a CDS encoding winged helix-turn-helix transcriptional regulator — MRILTGKWKGEILWQLTQGTLRFGELRRAIPGITQHMLTTQLRDLEKHGLVKRTLYAEVPPRVEYELTRAAFDLRPVFEEIQRWSQTHAIMLHPAAAEAEPHDGLARPRRRRP; from the coding sequence ATGCGCATCCTGACCGGCAAATGGAAGGGCGAGATCCTCTGGCAACTCACCCAGGGCACCTTGCGCTTCGGCGAATTGCGCCGGGCAATCCCCGGCATCACCCAGCATATGCTGACCACGCAGCTACGTGACCTGGAGAAGCACGGCCTCGTCAAGCGCACGCTCTATGCCGAGGTGCCGCCGCGCGTGGAATACGAACTCACCCGAGCCGCTTTCGATCTGCGGCCGGTTTTCGAGGAGATCCAGCGCTGGTCGCAGACGCATGCGATCATGCTGCATCCCGCAGCAGCCGAGGCCGAGCCGCATGACGGGCTGGCGCGCCCGCGCCGCCGGAGGCCCTGA
- a CDS encoding FadR/GntR family transcriptional regulator yields MRVRDFSRPTTLNADRLFGQVAQKLAVAIISGTFKAGELLPNEDALRSEISVSRTAYREAVKVLTAKGLVESRPKSGTRVAPRDSWNLLDPDVLSWHFKADPNEKFIRDLFELRRFVEPSAARLAAIRRSPADLARIEAAYRGMTDNPPYAEATIRADLAFHEAIFAATQNSALQCLTSVVTAAIQWTLLLKSADDRNFFVESLVDHERVLEAVIQRDGDLAASRMTALVIDALNSTLAFLGPNSSALTHKIA; encoded by the coding sequence ATGCGGGTGCGCGATTTTTCGCGGCCGACGACCTTGAACGCCGACCGCCTGTTCGGGCAGGTCGCGCAGAAACTCGCTGTCGCCATCATCTCCGGAACCTTCAAAGCCGGCGAACTCCTGCCCAATGAGGACGCCTTGCGCTCCGAGATCTCGGTCTCGCGCACCGCCTATCGCGAGGCGGTCAAGGTGCTCACCGCCAAGGGGCTGGTCGAGTCCCGGCCGAAAAGCGGTACCCGCGTCGCGCCTCGCGACAGCTGGAACCTGCTCGACCCCGATGTCCTGTCCTGGCATTTCAAGGCCGATCCGAACGAGAAATTCATCCGCGATCTCTTCGAGTTGCGCCGTTTCGTCGAGCCGAGCGCCGCGCGGCTTGCCGCGATCCGCCGCTCGCCTGCCGACCTTGCGCGCATCGAGGCCGCCTATCGCGGCATGACCGACAACCCGCCCTATGCCGAGGCGACGATCCGGGCCGATCTCGCCTTTCACGAGGCGATTTTTGCCGCGACGCAGAACTCCGCCCTGCAATGCCTGACGAGCGTCGTCACCGCGGCGATTCAGTGGACGCTGCTGCTCAAATCGGCCGATGACCGCAACTTCTTCGTCGAATCGCTCGTCGATCATGAGCGGGTGCTGGAGGCTGTGATACAGCGCGACGGTGACCTTGCGGCCTCGCGTATGACGGCGCTGGTGATCGACGCCCTGAACTCGACGCTGGCCTTTCTGGGGCCGAATAGCAGTGCGCTAACCCACAAAATCGCGTGA